From Scyliorhinus canicula chromosome 15, sScyCan1.1, whole genome shotgun sequence:
TGTACACTAGAGAGGAGGGTTATGCCAGCCACCAGAGCAGTTGATCACCCAACAGCATCAGCACAGGTCTAATAAAGTTTCCCATTTACTCAGGATACTGATGCATTTGGTGACTAGGCtgttcagccccttgagctgaTTCCATCGTTCACAGCCAACCCATAGCACAACTCCATCGACTCAATTTAAGTCTCTGGGGGACAGAAATCCAGATCTCCCTGCCTTATGCGGGTGTGTTGCTGGCATTACACCTGAACGGCCTAACTTTAATTTTAACATGTCCCTAATTTCTTCATTTTCCATTCCCCCCACCGAGTTTATTTTTCATAACATTGAGCCAAGGTGAATGCATTCACTAGCCCCCATTCAACCTCAATTAAAaaggtccgaggagacagaatgTCGAGAATGACATGCCCAATGAGAAACCGACAGTCATTATTCCAGAACTACTTCCCAATGGTAATACGCTGTTAGGCACATCAATAAAGGAAAGCAACATTGTCAAATTAAACATTTCCGtgtttaaatatatatatgtgaGTGAGAATGTTGAGTTTGTATACTGTTAACAATGGCATGATTAAACAGCAGAAAATTTTAACCTTTAGGTCTTGGCCTGGCTGTCTCAGGACGGGTCTGGCGACGTAGGGTGGCAGGAACAATTTCTGGAGGAAGGTGAAGGTAGTCACGTAGATACTGGATGCCTTCGTTTGTCAAGTACCAGTAGAAGTGTCGCCAAGCAAACTGCTCCTTTACGTAACCACGTGATTTCAAAGACTGCAGATCAAGAAAGAACAATTTAGTGTCAGGTTTTTTCAACTATTTTCTCTCTCTGGTATACAATTTGTCTTTCAAATTGATTTCTTCATATTTAAAATACAATCTCCAGAATTCTGAATCACGAACATGAGCAAAGTAAACTAAAGGGACTGGCCTGCCACTTTCCGGTTAAAGCAGTTCAACCCTCCACTGGTTCATCTACCTTAATGGATTTTGCAAAGGGACTTCCCTAAACCTGAGGAGAttgatgagtttttaaaaattatttcacgtGGGTGTCGATGGctcaaccagcatttattgcccgtcgcCAATTGCCCTGGACCAagtggtgatgatgctgaactgccttcttgaattatGTGGTgtaggttgggcagcacggtagcatagtggttagcactgttgcttcacagcaccagggtcccaggtttgcttcccacctgggccactgtctgtgtggtgtctgcacgttctccctgtgcctgcgtaggtttcctccgggtgctccggtggtggatggggtgccaatcaagcaggctggtttgtcctggattgtgtcctcaactgccagtgagagataaaggaacagataggtagagattttggataggtgcaaaagggTTGTTgggtaggggattttaacttccctaatattgactgggactcacttagtgcaaggggcttggatggggcagagtttgtaaggtgtatccaggaaggttTCCTGATGCAATATGTCGATAGTCCAACTagagaaggggcagtactggacctggaattggggaatgagcctggacaggtggttgaggtttcagatggggaacattttgggagtagtgaaatgaaaatgaaaattgcttattgtcatgagtaggcttcaatgaagttactgtgaaaagccacaagtcgccacattccgccgcctgttcggggaggctggtacgggaattgaaccgtgctgctagcctgccttggtctgggttaaaagccagcgatttagcctattCCAtatgttttagggtacttttggataggcaTGAGGATAAAGATGCTAAAccggggaaaggcaaattacgataacattagacaggaattgaagaatttggagtgGATGCGGAGGTTGGACGATAAATCAAcattggacatgtgggagtctttcaagcgacagttgatcaGGATTCAGGAGTCATGTTCCCGAGAGAACAACGGATAAGTATGGgaggtttagggagccttggataacaaggaATATTGTGAAACTCGTCAAAAAAAAAGGATGCTTCTGcacggtctagaagggtgggcgcagtcgaaacccttgagggGTAGAAAGAAAgtagcaaaataaaagcaaattactgcaaaatctgaaatgaaagggaaaatgctggaaaatctcagcaagtctggcagcatctgtagggagagaaaagagctaacgtttcgagtccgatgattctttgtcaaagctttgacaaagagtcatcggactcgaaacgttagctattttctctccctacagatgctgccagacttgctgagaaagTAGCAAGGTACTTAAGCAGGAAACTAGGAGggctcatgaaaagtccttggcaaatagtctgggtcatgttgacatcaaaaaggaggtggtattgggtgttttaaaagacattatgGTAGATAAATCTCTGGGGCCAGATGGAACTTACGCcaaaatactgagggaagcaagggaggaaattgctggggccttgactgacatctctgTATCCTCATTGGGatctggctacaggtgagatcccagagtactggagaatagctaatgtggtaccgctctaagaaaggtagcaaggataatccaggaaactataggccggtgagcctcacatcgatagtaggtaaattatcgcaaagaattctcagggacaggatttctaCCCATTTGGAAAAGAAAGGACTTATCagagatagacagcatggttttgtcaaggggaggtggtgcctcactaacttgtttGAGCTTTTTGAGGAGGCGACAAAGATAATTGATATGGGGAGAGtgatggatgttgtttacatggacttaagtaaagctttgataaggtgcctcatggcagactggtacaaaaggtgaagttacatgagatcagaggtgaggtggcaagatggatacagaactggctcggtcacagaaggcagaagtagaagggtgtttttctgaatggaaggttgtgactagtggcgttccacagggatcggtgctgggatctctgttgttggtagtatatataaacgatttggaggaaaacgtagctggtctgattagtaagttcgcggatgacaccaaggttggtggagtggcagataatgttgagggttgtcagaggatacagcaggacaaagATAGGATGGAAGCttggggcacagaaatggcaaatggagtttaatccggccaaacgtgaggtaatgcattttgctcggtctaacatagaggggaaatatacagtaaatggcaaaactcttaggaataaaGAAAGTCCGAGAGATctaggcgtacaggtccacagatctttgaaagtggcaacccaagtggacaaggtaatcaagaaagcatatggaatgcttgccttcattggactggCCATCGTATATAAaatctggcaagtcatgctacagttgcatAGAGCCTTGGTGCggtcgcacttggaatattgcccacagttctggtcacctcactactagaaggatgtggaggctttggagagggtgcagcggatgataaccaggatgttgcctggtctggagggagttagctatgcggagaggctgaatagacttggactgttttcattagaatgaaagAGGTCGAAAGGTGACCTGAtgcaggtctacaagattatgagaggcatggatagtgtggatgggcaggcactcttttccaGGGCGGCGgcgtcagtcactagggggcataggtttaaagtctgtggggtaaagtttagaggagatgcgcgaggcaggtttatttttttaaaaagagtgtgGAGAatgcctggaacacactgccaggggaggttgtggtagcagatacattaatggcgttcaaaaggcacctctacaaatacatggataggatgggtatagagggatacagcactaggaagtgctgagggttttggccaagggtggtatcatgaccagcacaggcttggagggccaaagggcctgtttcctgcgctgtattgttttTGAGTGTtggtgaagctgcactcatccaggcaagtggaaagtattccatcacacttctgacttttagatggtggacaggctttggggagtcaggtgagaTTCTGGTCTTGGGAGCTCTTAGTCTCTGAAAAATGGGCACCCcaagggtgttgatagtgggagattcagagaCGGTAATGGTTATATTCTCCCTTTTTGACATGGTCACTGTCTCGACCTTctatggcacgaatgttacttacaACTTATGGACCAAAGCTGAATGGTGTCCAGGTCTTGCGGCATATTGAGAAGGGCTGGTACAATATTTTGAAGAGCAGCAAATGATGCTGAATGATCAGCAAATATCAGGGCTGAATATGGGTGGGCCTATAACACTCCTGagaggaattcctgcagcaatgtcctgagatgtgtggcctcccaacaaccacaaccaaatTCATTTGTGCAAGGTAcgattccaaccagcagagaattcCCCTCGATTCCCAATGACTTGAATTTTCGAAGTGCTCCTTGATCTCATTCTCCCTCAAAGGTCAAGGTCAGTCACTCTCACCACTGCTCTCAAGgtcagcttttttgtccatgtttggacgaaGGATGcaatgaggtctggagctgagtgaCACCAAATTCACCTCACACTGcgctccaggaggcagtcacaccccttagactAACTAGCTAACTTAAATTCGGCCAGTGTTCTGGGATAGGAGGGTATGgctgtgagtgaggcaggtagagggatccaggaaGTAGGGTTGCAGGAGTCTCAATCCTTGCCCCTGTCCAACAGGTTCGAGATTCTTGCTGCCTGTGCAAGAATGTGGACAAGAACACagactgcagggaggatgagcaaactgaccgtAGCACTGTGGGGCAGGGAGCCattcggggaggggtggggcaagaAATGTAGTCGTAATTGGGGATGgtatagttaggggcattgacactgttctTGGTGACTAGGATCGAGAATCCCTAAGAttgtgttgcctacctggtgcttgggttcaggatatctcatctgggctacaGAGGAACTTAAGAGTGGGAGGATAAAAATCTAGTTGTTGAGGTCCATGTAGGTACTAgtgacataggtagaacaaggacaAGAGGTTCTGCTAAGGGAGTATGAACAGCTAGGAGCCAAACGAAAAAgtagaaccaaaaaggtaatcatgctgggaccagagtgcTGGTGAATTGTGTAACTGGGGCTGTGGATTGGGCTTGAAACtgaatttgggggtggggggtaggttcAGTTGTAGAAGAAATTAGAAAACCCAATTTAAAGGCAGAGTAAGAGTACAGTTAACGATGTATCAGATGGTTACCAGAGAATAAAGGTGAGGGACAGAACGGGTGAAATGTCTTTATGCAGCAAGGAATTATAGAAGAGTAGGAAAATTTAACAGTGGAACAAATGTAATGAGTTAACGGCGCAATCAGAAACAAAAGGGTACCATTTGGTGgcgattactgaaacatggctacagGGAGACTAGGCCAGGGAGTTGAATATCTATGTGCACGCAGTATTTCAGAACGATagactgaaaggaaaaggaggtgttgTGGCCCTGTTGGTAAGGaaaaggatcagtgctggaaggAGAAATGTCATAAGCACTagagatcaagatgtggaatcagtctgggtagaaataagaactAGCAAAGGGACAAAGTCCTTGGTAAGAGTAATCTCCAAGTCCCCAAACAGTAGATTTGCTCTGGgccacagtataaaccaggaaatacatGGGGCATGTAAGAAAGGTATGGCAATAATcatggtgattttaatatgcacatagactggaAGAATCAAACTGGCAAGGATAGCTtggaggcagagttcattgaatgcattTGAGAttatttcctggaacagtatgttggggaaccaaccagggagcggGCCATTCTGGATTTGGTAGTGTTTAttgagggattaattaatgacctcatagttaaggatcctctagggtgtagtgaccataatatggtagaattcaaaattcagtttgaggCGAGAAAGTAGAGTCCCACACTTGTGTTCTGaagtaaacaaaggaaattaaagaGGCATGAGAACTTTGGTCCGTGTAGGATGGGCAGGAAGtctaaaaggtaggacagctgtggcaattgtttaaggagatactcaattcctcacaactaaaatatatcctaGTGAGGATAAAGATGGCAAGAGGGGTAAAAACAATAAGGAGATCAAGAACAATAACTAAGGTATAACATATTGCAACGGTCAGTGGCAGTCTGAAAGAttaggaaactttcaaacataaacaaaggaatactaaaaaaataataaaaagaacaaaggtaaattacaaaagaaaattagcacaaaatatcaaaaaggatagcaaaagcttctataagtacatAAAAGTGAAGGGAGtcactaaagtgaatgttggtcccttggaagatgaaaccagagttttatagtggggaacacagaaatggcaaagatgctaaatcaatacatTGCTTCAGTTTTTACTTAGCTTggaatagaagactggctgacggacagaagacagtcaggataaatgggtctttttctagaTGGCAAGATGcaaccacagggttcggtccttgggtcCCAGTTATTTACAACTATTTATTATATATAAACAACTTTGATACTGGGATAAAAGGTTTTCTcgccaaatttgcggatgacacaaaaataggtgggttagtaagttgcaatgaggaaataaggacctcatagttaaggattctctagataggttaggagagtggaccaaaatgtggcagatgggagtttaacgtggataagtgagaggtcatgcattttggttgggaaaaatgggaaggcaacttattatctaaatggggagagacatccattgcagagggatctgggatcctcggtcatgaatcacagaaaacgatgaggtacagaaaataaaatgttgccatttgtagctaaaggaatagagtagagTATAATGGGcagttgttgcaactatacaaggcattcagttttggtccctttattttaggaaagatgtagtgacattggaggcagttcagaggaggttcaccaggttgattccagagatatggGGTTTGTCATATTaagagagattgaacaatttaggccttactctctagagtttagaagaagggGGATCAAATTAAGGTATACAAGATGACAAACGTTATGGATAAAgcagacgtggagaggatgcgtCCTCTTGTGGGCATGCTAGACCAAGacgtcatagtctgaggataagaggtagcaaatttaaaacagagttcaggagaaactacttccccaaaagtgttgtgaatctgtggaattcgctaccacagagtgtggtggatgctgggacagggagtaaatttgaggagctggacagatttttaaatcggtaatgggttgaagagttatggataacaggcaggatggtggaggtAAGGCCAGGATGAAATCAGCCAcggtcgaatggcagagcagactcgatgggccaaatggcctaattctgttcctatatgtTATGAACCTGTCACGAAAACCGTACTCCAACACAGTTCTGGCTGTGTTCGACTCCAAATaaatttgaggtcatccaaaaccctTCTACCCATGCCTTTATGCACATCAAATCCTATTCACTCATCACCTCTGTGCTCACTGACATGCAATAGCTCCTTGTCAAGCAACTTCTTGATTTTACAATCCTGATTTTTGCATTCAGTTTCCCTCCATTGCCTTTCCCATCTTTGGAATCTCTTCCAGCTCTATAACCCTTGGGTATATTTGCACCTCTAATTCTGGCATTGTGAGCATTCGTAATTTTAATCCCTCTACCATTAGCTGCTCTGCATTCAGCTGCTGAAGCTGGTAGCTCTGGAAGTCCCCACCTACATCTCACTTTCCTTCTTTAAAGCGCAACTTTAAACCTActcctttgaccaagctttcggcCACCTGCCCTACGTTGCTAAAggtcaaattttgttttaacaTGTCTCAGGATGCttatattaaaggtgctatatgattATGTAAGTATTTGATTAAACACAATACCTGCATGGCCTTCATTACGTGTAGGTTAGGGACATTCTTGTCTGCCAACTCTGGATGCTTTGGCATATGCACATCCTTCTTGGCCACCATTACCCCCTCCTTGAAGAGGAGCTCATAGATAGCTATGCGGTTCTTCTTGGGCATCAGCATCTGACAGAAGACAGAATGAGGTCCTTCAATACTTGAATTCTGCACAATTTGATTTGCTTGCACCTAATTATTGGTTAATCTCTTCCTCTATTAAgcctaaccatataaatacatgCATGATAACTTTCATATTATGTATGTCAAATATATTCCCAAAGCTTATTACTATTACTAGTGATTTTGCACTCTAAGCACCAAATTCACAATTAAGCTAAAACAAAGTAAATGAATCACAATAGGTTCTGATTTTAGATTTAGTTACAGTTGCAGATAAAATATGATTGCCTTGCAGCTTGAAATATATACTCCATAGAGGAGCAGAAGAGTAAACTTGAGAATACAACTCCAAACAAGTTAGGGTCTTTAGAATTGCGTTTCTTTTTTGCTGCTTAAATGCTTTTTTCCCTGATTGTTCATGGTCTACATTAATATTGCT
This genomic window contains:
- the rps10 gene encoding 40S ribosomal protein S10, which produces MLMPKKNRIAIYELLFKEGVMVAKKDVHMPKHPELADKNVPNLHVMKAMQSLKSRGYVKEQFAWRHFYWYLTNEGIQYLRDYLHLPPEIVPATLRRQTRPETARPRPKGLGEDRPARLRGEADRDTYRRTAPLGSDKKAEAGAGAATEFQFRGGFGRGRGQPQ